The DNA window CCTTCTTATATTCCCGCGCGAACATCCCCATCTCTTCCAATTCCCTCTTCAATGCCTGGAATCTCTCGTAGAGGGCTCCTTCTCCATCCAGCCGGATCTCCTTGGCGTAGAGTTGGTAGGAGCCGCTCCTTTCGTAGACATTCACCTGGCCAAATACGATCACCTGCTGTCCTTCTCCCATACGAAAAGAGAGTCCGCCGCGCTGCCCCGCGAACATAACGCAGGCAATCGTTCCAGACTCATCTTTCAGTGAGAAATATATGTGGCCTGAGGTGTGGTATTTGCAATTGGACACCTCACCTTTCACGTAGATGCGGCCAAGCATGTAATCCTGAGTAAACATATTTTTAATATAAGCGTTGACCTGCTTCACCGTATAAACATTCTGTGCCATAGCTCACCCCGGACTTAATCTGCCAGACGCGCCAGCACTCCGTTGATAAACGAAGGCCCGTCAGGACCACTATACTTTTTCGCCAATTCTACAGCTTCATCGATGGCCACTCCTACCGGCACATCTTCATCCCATTTCATCTCATAGACCGCCAGTCTTAAGATCGTAAGATCCACCTTGTTCATGCGGCTGGTCTTCCATCCTTTTGTATGGGAATTGATCAAAGCATCGATCTCTTCTGTCTTCTCGGCGATCTTTCCAGCCTTTGTCTGAATGTATTCCAAATCCTTTTCTTTGGCATCTTCAAGCTGCTCAAAATAAAGCTTCATCTGTTCGGACATCTCTGTCTCTTCATTGAATTCCAGTCCGAATATCATTTTAAAGATATGTTCTCTTTGCTCTGTCCTCTTCACTTATGCTTCCTCCGGCACGTCAACTCCGGCAACGCGGATATTCACATCCGCCACCTCAAGGCCCGTCATGTTCTCGATGGCCGCCTTTACCTTCTCCTGTACCTGAGAAGTGATCTCTTTGATCTGGTATCCGTATTTCAGGTTCAAGGCAAGGGACACTGTCACGATTCCTTCCAGTACGTCTACCTTAACGCCTTTCGATAAAGATTTCATCCCCAGCTTGCCGATCAGCTCTCTGGTGGCGTTCCCCGCCATAGAAGCCACCCCTTCTACTTCCATTGCCGCAAGTCCCGCAATGATAGCCACGACCTCGTCCGCGATCTTAACCTCTCCAAGATTCTCGTCGTTCTTTATGGTATACGCGTTTCTCTCTTCTTTTCCCATTGCAACAACCTCCTGTCTGGTTTTACACTTCTTATGATTATACCAAATTTAACCTGTGTTTACAAGAGCGCCCGGTCCTATCTGCCGAATTCTTCCAGGATCAACCCTTCATTCCTCTCCTGAGTCATCCGGATACTCCACTCGTTGACGAATAAAAGGAGGGGACGCCCTTTCAGATCTTTGACTTTCTTCATATCGGAAGTTCCGGAGAGCTTGTCCATATCAATCTCCTCATTTCCGATCCACCGGATGTATTCATAGGGCAGGCTGTCCAAACGAATCTCTACTTTATACTCATTTTCCAGCCGGTATTTCAGCACATCGAACTGGAGAACTCCCACTACTCCGACAATGATCTCTTCCATCCCTGTATTATATTCCTGAAAGATCTGGATGGCTCCTTCCTGAGCGATCTGGTTGATGCCTTTGATAAACTGTTTTCGTTTCATGGTGTCCACCTGCCGGACCCTGGCAAAGTGTTCCGGCGCAAAGGTAGGGATCCCTTCATAGGCGAAGCGGTCGCCGGAGGCAGTCAGCGTATCTCCGATAGAAAAGATGCCCGGATCAAACACACCGATGATATCTCCCGCGCATGCCTGTTCTACCATCCTGCGTTCACTGGCCATCAGCTGCTGGGGCTGGGAGAGGCGCACTTTCTTTCCGCCCTGCATATGCCAGACATCCATGCCCGCCTCAAACT is part of the Lachnospiraceae bacterium KGMB03038 genome and encodes:
- the nusB gene encoding transcription antitermination factor NusB; translated protein: MKRTEQREHIFKMIFGLEFNEETEMSEQMKLYFEQLEDAKEKDLEYIQTKAGKIAEKTEEIDALINSHTKGWKTSRMNKVDLTILRLAVYEMKWDEDVPVGVAIDEAVELAKKYSGPDGPSFINGVLARLAD
- a CDS encoding Asp23/Gls24 family envelope stress response protein, with the protein product MGKEERNAYTIKNDENLGEVKIADEVVAIIAGLAAMEVEGVASMAGNATRELIGKLGMKSLSKGVKVDVLEGIVTVSLALNLKYGYQIKEITSQVQEKVKAAIENMTGLEVADVNIRVAGVDVPEEA